In Actinoplanes derwentensis, the following proteins share a genomic window:
- a CDS encoding FhaA domain-containing protein produces the protein MSSEPEEEPVSVLQRFEKRLEGLVEGAFAKVFKGVVHPVEILNAMQREAEAHKAILAGGRTLVPNRYVIDLSPYDHSRLAPYAAALAQELAQSQAEFIGEQAWTVYGDVIVEIERGDGLDTGMFRVTAEVYTGGEVAPVQQPAYDAGPQYSPYDQQGGGYQQQQHHGGPRSVGLVSGDGRTYPLQMGSTVIGRGDQANLRLPDVGISRRHARLDYDGNQVVLTDLGSTNGTMVNGQRVSAVALNPGDMIQLGTTTLTFRVDG, from the coding sequence ATGTCCTCGGAACCCGAGGAGGAGCCGGTGAGCGTGCTGCAGCGCTTTGAGAAGCGATTGGAAGGCCTGGTCGAGGGGGCCTTCGCGAAGGTCTTCAAGGGTGTCGTTCACCCTGTGGAGATTCTGAATGCCATGCAGCGGGAGGCCGAGGCACACAAGGCCATTCTCGCCGGTGGCCGCACCCTCGTGCCGAACCGCTATGTGATTGATCTGTCGCCTTACGACCACAGTCGTCTGGCGCCGTACGCTGCCGCGCTGGCGCAGGAGCTGGCGCAGTCCCAGGCCGAGTTCATCGGTGAGCAGGCCTGGACCGTCTACGGCGATGTCATCGTCGAGATCGAGCGCGGCGACGGTCTGGACACCGGGATGTTCCGGGTCACGGCCGAGGTCTACACCGGTGGCGAGGTCGCCCCGGTGCAGCAGCCGGCTTATGACGCCGGCCCGCAGTATTCGCCCTACGACCAGCAGGGTGGCGGTTATCAGCAACAACAGCATCATGGCGGTCCGCGCAGCGTGGGCCTGGTCTCCGGCGATGGCCGGACCTACCCGCTGCAGATGGGCTCGACCGTGATCGGCCGCGGTGATCAGGCGAACCTGCGCCTGCCCGACGTCGGCATCTCCCGCCGGCACGCCCGGCTGGACTACGACGGCAACCAGGTCGTGCTGACCGATCTGGGATCGACGAACGGCACCATGGTCAACGGCCAGCGGGTGTCCGCCGTCGCTCTCAATCCGGGCGACATGATCCAGTTGGGGACGACCACACTCACCTTCCGAGTGGACGGCTAG